One stretch of Callospermophilus lateralis isolate mCalLat2 chromosome 11, mCalLat2.hap1, whole genome shotgun sequence DNA includes these proteins:
- the Bahcc1 gene encoding BAH and coiled-coil domain-containing protein 1 isoform X5, giving the protein MDGRDFAPPPHLLSERGSLGHRSAAAAARLAPAGPATQPPAHFQPGKYFPSPLPMASHTASSRLMGHSPASSFMGSFLTSSLGSAAAAHPGGAPSAPSEQAYRGSHPAPAQVWFSHSHEAPAYPRFSGSLASTFLPVSHLDHHGNSNVLYGQHRFYGTQKDNFYLRNLPPQPTLLPSNHSFPVARAAPAHPCSRERGEAGPQSKGPREFDRFLASKELGKEKASKAVEGRERPVEEDGGKERHKLVPPMPVDGPCKEGGPVPRGSCEGRPKHLTSCLLNTKVLNGDMGKAALASCAGGMLGRPSAGVTASGRAKEVVGPPEPGPAFSECLERRQMLHHAVSYTVPSGLPTGPPPPLSTAAGSFPCLQLHTGPDGLCPLQDKVSRDLKASGPTFVPSVGHLADKSRPFQAAEACAVAGEGKDRHLDGAMVPDHTAPYGVSYTHLKAEGKGERRPGGFEAALNPRLKGLEYLSTRPEASFPGLPKGGLDRSGYFELPAPSQDCARPSNQDLLGGKAAQACCTLDKAANKEAPAAPPGAQKVARIRHQQHLASPEVEQGASGAEVKRKSLELASLGYSGPHLPPWSVQAGQGTTMPISEERKGSAYLDPFGSGLQQAALLSQELPAPPDEVSAMKNLLKYSSHALAVGQKAPFVGLGGLKASCVQQETKFPASKGPGAVERPDCARSREHEAAQADGEVRQPPVGIAVALARQKDTVSRPETTYNTNSGRQGRAAPTFKAAGGPRATHALDLEGEEERTRLCDDRLGLAGRELLLQDNKDLVEFARIHPSSGCPGELAPHLVMQGGQLGLGHPALHQNLPPGFPTSVPGSVPSVFPLPQDAPTQLLILPSEPTPHATPHALAEVMDQASLWPPMYGSRGPTSHMQHPGQLPVYSRSQLLRQQEIYALQQQQQQQQQQQQQQQQQQQQQQQQQQRAAQALELQRAAHFQRKPEDHHLELEEPTQEKALKSTHKPVALTPMAKSGPSPAAAGPVKLPPCCHSPTLKPPTSCPTPPPCPSAPCTLSVCPARSPGPSSKVPSTEDKSGEGRRAGANLTTLEPDLPPGYLRPTPGMGFSASLPPGGHSSDLPDPETMQTAAPGAEPEPVRTFLPREPPPCSPRGLEESGLRSGAREATQDLAATPHPAERGPPGKAQDPSPLEGLQELQFGALLEGGAPEATGQADSTQGRAQEDRTREEGVQGPPLGASPQALQQQTGSPGALEEDEEGLGLAPEEAQLQEGGVEDSEEDWGAPSCSHPPRALLGLDALVAATVDLGDLPSLSLLDPLPPATSGPPSTATLPRSSGIHGIALLSELADLETQRQSSQQATQAEEDEDVLAFNLQHLATLATAWSLVEAASPDSSFSSAQPPTADPGGPRLTPRMQILQRKDTWTPKTKPVCPLKAAIDQLDTQEVEMRMQLAELQRRYKEKQRELARLQRRHDHEREESSRSPARRGPGRPRKRRHSSSLSALRPGGQLARSEGKKAKAVRASLSLLCAELRGREEPRKKRSKLEDSVYVGLQPSSGEKVRCKKSNTQGELGSSVAHQVAQLKPKVKSKGLPTGLSPFQRKEAAPGGRIRKKLSRAKSAKVSRAARHSQPDVDGGREMPVGATAHEAGTGYDSEDCQALLETAAAPTEPGLVLHSGSGAAVLGPSPSSVVKMEANQKAKKKKERQGLPGACRLSSPEGEVKIKRRTVKAKVGAKMERAPGRRPPGAPGKRKSKGKADNGLRAEPGATATRDTLFSPARAFTCREEGSKLASERLQRATRKSTLLQPVLRRKNGALSIALSARNAKAILGKGRKLSKVKSKAVGTQAQGRAVSRLLDTFAAEHDFEFARDSSFSEEEEEASSPLSVEQSTALARSCTIHKEDLQDGLPVLIPKEDSLLYAGSVRTLQPPDIYSIVIEGERGNRQRIYSLEQLLQEAVLDVRPQSSRYLPPGTRVCAYWSQKSRCLYPGNVVRGASSDEEEDLDSVVVEFDDGDTGHIAVSNIRLLPPDFKIQCTEPSPALLVSSSCRRTKKAANEAPPSSEAPTPSLSPKAQDGPEATKTPGKKSIVRDKAGKADLLTSGAKSPTGASDHFLGHRGSPLLSWSAVAQTKRKAAAAAAAAAGSKGPGVLQNLFQLHSAKKLRAREALFPAHTAAAPVFGNSFRADSFSSLASSYAPFVSGSGSGLPGGAHKLLRAKKSERAETEKGGRRRAGSEFLVKLDHEGVTSPKNKNCKALLVGDKDFGPKLGRPLPSPSYTHPALMGKDKKGRTPAHPLPMGLALRKYAGRAEYPLPCDSDCASSYSEEDEDGPGLAAGMPSRFLTRLSVSSSSSGSSTSSSSGSMSTSSLCSSDNEDSSYSSDAEDPALLLQTCLTHPVPALLAQPEALRSKGGSPHAHAQRCFLSRATVASAGVGTGPSGGKSKLKRKEALSFSKAKELSRGQRLPSVENRPKISAFLPARQLWKWSGNPTQRRGMKGKARKLFYKAIVRGKEVLRIGDCAVFLSAGRPNLPYIGRIESMWESWGSNMVVKVKWFYHPEETKLGKRQSDGKNALYQSSHEDENDVQTISHKCQVVAREQYEQMARSRKCQDRQDLYYLAGTYDPTTGRLVTAEGVPILC; this is encoded by the exons CTCCAGCATACCCCAGGTTTTCGGGGAGTCTGGCATCCACCTTCCTACCCGTGAGCCACTTGGATCACCATGGAAACAGCAATGTTCTCTACGGGCAGCATCGTTTCTATGGAACCCAAAAAG ATAACTTCTACCTGCGCAACTTGCCCCCCCAGCCCACGCTCCTGCCCTCCAACCACAGCTTCCCCGTGGCCCGCGCTGCTCCTGCCCACCCCTGTAGCCGAGAGCGGGGCGAGGCCGGCCCCCAGTCGAAGGGCCCCAGGGAGTTTGACCGCTTCCTCGCGTCGAAAGAGCTGGGCAAAGAGAAGGCCAGCAAGGCAGTGGAGGGCAGGGAGCGGCCAGTGGAGGAGGATGGCGGCAAAGAGCGGCACAAGCTGGTGCCACCCATGCCGGTGGACGGGCCCTGCAAGGAGGGCGGCCCCGTGCCCCGGGGTTCCTGTGAGGGCCGCCCCAAGCACCTCACCTCCTGCCTCCTCAACACCAAGGTGCTCAATGGTGACATGGGCAAGGCCGCACTGGCCAGCTGTGCTGGGGGCAtgctaggccggcccagtgcaGGGGTGACAGCTTCCGGACGTGCCAAGGAGGTGGTGGGCCCCCCGGAGCCCGGGCCAGCCTTCAGCGAGTGCCTGGAGCGGCGACAGATGCTGCACCACGCGGTGTCCTACACGGTGCCCTCCGGCCTACCTACCGGGCCCCCCCCACCCCTCAGCACAGCTGCTGGGTCCTTTCCCTGCCTGCAGCTGCACACGGGCCCCGATGGGCTCTGCCCGCTGCAGGACAAAGTCTCCCGGGACCTAAAGGCCAGCGGGCCCACCTTCGTGCCTTCTGTGGGACACCTGGCCGACAAGAGCCGCCCCTTCCAGGCGGCCGAGGCCTGTGCTGTGGCAGGTGAAGGCAAGGACCGGCACCTGGATGGGGCCATGGTCCCCGACCACACTGCACCCTACGGAGTCTCCTACACTCACCTGAAGGCCGAGGGCAAGGGCGAGCGGCGGCCTGGGGGCTTCGAGGCGGCCCTCAATCCCCGGCTAAAGGGCCTGGAGTACCTCAGCACCCGCCCCGAGGCCTCCTTCCCTGGACTCCCCAAGGGTGGTCTGGACAGAAGCGGCTACTTTGAGTTGCCCGCCCCTTCGCAGGACTGTGCCCGGCCCAGTAATCAGGACCTGCTGGGTGGGAAGGCCGCCCAGGCCTGCTGCACTTTAGACAAAGCTGCCAACAAGGAGGCCCCCGCAGCACCCCCGGGGGCCCAGAAGGTGGCCCGGATCCGGCATCAGCAGCACTTGGCCTCCCCTGAGGTGGAGCAGGGAGCCAGCGGGGCTGAGGTCAAGCGCAAGTCCCTGGAACTGGCATCTTTGGGCTACAGCGGTCCCCACCTGCCCCCGTGGAGTGTCCAGGCTGGTCAgggcaccaccatgcccatcAGTGAAGAGCGCAAGGGCAGTGCCTACCTGGACCCCTTCGGCAGTGGCCTGCAGCAGGCGGCCCTCCTGTCCCAGGAGCTGCCTGCCCCGCCCGACGAGGTCTCCGCCATGAAGAACCTGCTCAAGTACAGCAGCCACGCGCTGGCTGTGGGCCAGAAGGCACCCTTCGTGGGTCTGGGCGGCCTCAAAGCCAGCTGTGTCCAGCAGGAGACAAAGTTCCCCGCCTCCAAGGGCCCAGGCGCAGTGGAGAGGCCCGACTGTGCCCGGAGCCGGGAACACGAGGCCGCACAGGCAGACGGGGAGGTGCGGCAGCCACCTGTGGGCATTGCGGTGGCCTTGGCCCGACAGAAGGACACAGTGAGTCGGCCGGAGACCACCTACAACACCAACAGCGGGCGGCAGGGCCGGGCCGCCCCCACCTTCAAAG CTGCTGGGGGCCCTCGTGCCACACACGCCCTGGACCTGGAGGGCGAGGAGGAGAGGACTCGACTGTGTGATGACCGCCTGGGGCTGGCTGGCCGCGAGCTGCTGCTACA GGACAACAAAGACCTCGTGGAATTTGCCCGGATTCACCCCTCAAGCGGCTGCCCTGGAGAACTGGCCCCCCACCTCGTGATGCAGGGTGGCCAGCTGG GCCTCGGGCACCCTGCCCTGCACCAGAACCTGCCCCCTGGCTTCCCCACCTCTGTGCCCGGCTCGGTGCCCTCCGTGTTCCCCCTCCCCCAGGATGCCCCCACACAGCTCCTCATCCTGCCCTCGGAGCCCACGCCCCACGCCACCCCTCACGCGCTTG CTGAAGTCATGGACCAGGCCTCACTGTGGCCCCCCATGTACGGGAGCCGGGGCCCCACCTCCCACATGCAGCACCCAGGCCAGCTCCCTGTGTACTCCCGTTCTCAGCTGCTGCGGCAGCAGGAGATTTAcgccctgcagcagcagcaacagcagcagcagcagcagcagcagcagcaacagcaacagcagcaacagcagcagcagcagcagcagcgggcTGCCCAGGCCCTGGAGCTGCAGCGGGCTGCCCATTTCCAG CGGAAGCCTGAGGACCACCACCTGGAGCTAGAAGAGCCCACCCAGGAGAAGGCCCTGAAGTCCACCCACAAGCCAGTTGCCTTAACCCCCATGGCCAAGAGCGGCCCCTCACCTGCCGCTGCAGGCCCGGTCAAGCTGCCGCCCTGCTGCCACTCACCCACCCTGAAGCCCCCTACCAGCTGTCCCACACCACCACCTTGCCCCAGCGCCCCCTGCACTTTATCCGTCTGCCCTGCCCGCAGCCCAGGGCCCAGCTCCAAGGTGCCCAGCACCGAAGACAAGAGTGGGGAGGGCCGGCGGGCCGGAGCCAACCTCACCACATTGGAACCAG ACCTGCCTCCAGGATACCTGCGCCCCACACCTGGCATGGGCTTCTCGGCCTCCCTGCCCCCAGGAGGGCACTCATCTGACCTCCCGGACCCCGAAACTATGCAAACTGCCGCCCCAGGGGCTGAGCCTGAGCCTGTGAGGACGTTCCTGCCCAGGGAGCCACCCCCCTGCAGCCCCAGGGGCCTGGAGGAGTCTGGGCTGCGCTCAGGGGCCAGGGAGGCCACCCAGGACCTGGCCGCCACACCCCACCCCGCTGAGCGGGGAcccccagggaaggcccaggaccccAGCCCACTTGAAGGGCTGCAAGAACTGCAATTTGGGGCCCTCCTCGAGGGAGGGGCCCCTGAGGCCACTGGCCAGGCTGATTCTACTCAGGGAAGGGCGCAAGAAGACAGGACCAGAGAGGAGGGGGTGCAGGGACCCCCACTAGGGGCCTCCCCTCAAGCCCTGCAGCAGCAAACAGGGAGCCCTGGTGCCCTGGAGGAGGACGAGGAGGGCCTGGGGCTTGCCCCGGAAGAGGCCCAGCTGCAGGAGGGAGGTGTGGAGGACTCCGAGGAGGACTGGGGGGCTCCCAGCTGCAGCCACCCACCCAGAGCACTGCTGGGGCTAGACGCCTTGGTGGCCGCCACTGTGGACCTGGGGGACCTGCCCAGCCTGAGCCTGCTGGACCCTCTCCCCCCCGCGACCTCTGGGCCCCCCAGCACCGCCACCCTGCCCCGTAGCTCAGGGATTCACGGAATCGCCCTGCTCAGCGAGCTGGCAGACCTGGAGACCCAGCGACAGAGCAGCCAGCAGGCCACGCAAG CAGAAGAGGATGAGGACGTGCTAGCCTTCAACCTGCAGCACCTGGCCACACTGGCTACCGCCTGGTCCCTGGTAGAAGCCGCCAGCCCAGACAGCTCCTTCTCCTCAGCCCAGCCCCCTACTGCGGACCCTGGTGGCCCCAGGCTCACCCCCCGCATGCAGATCCTACAGCGCAAAGACACCTGGACCCCCAAGACCAAGCCT GTCTGCCCCTTGAAGGCTGCCATCGACCAGCTGGACACACAGGAGGTGGAGATGCGCATGCAGCTGGCAGAGCTGCAACGGCGCTACAAGGAGAAGCAGCGAGAGCTGGCACGCCTGCAGCGACGGCATGACCATGA GAGAGAGGAGAGCTCTCGGAGCCCGGCGCGGCGGGGGCCTGGCCGCCCCAGAAAGCGCAGACACTCTAGCTCGCTGTCTGCCCTGCGTCCCGGGGGCCAGTTGGCCAGGAGCGAGGGCAAGAAGGCCAA GGCAGTGAGGGCCAGCCTAAGCCTACTGTGTGCAGAGCTTCGAGGCCGCGAGGAGCCCAGGAAGAAGCGGAGCAAGCTGGAGGACAGCGTCTATGTGGGCCTGCAGCCATCCTCCGGG GAGAAGGTGCGGTGCAAGAAGAGCAACACTCAGGGTGAGCTGGGGTCCTCTGTGGCCCACCAGGTGGCCCAGCTGAAGCCGAAGGTCAAGAGCAAGGGTCTGCCCACTGGCCTCAGCCCCTTCCAGAGAAAGGAGGCCGCCCCAGGTGGGCGCATCCGGAAGAAGCTGTCCCGAGCCAAGAGTGCCAAGGTGTCCAGGGCAGCCCGGCACTCACAGCCTGACGTTGACGGCGGCAGGGAGATGCCAGTGGGGGCCACGGCACACGAAGCAGGCAC CGGCTATGACAGTGAGGACTGCCAGGCCCTCCTGGAGACGGCGGCGGCCCCCACGGAGCCTGGGCTGGTGCTGCACTCGGGGTCTGGGGCAGCGGTGCTGGGGCCCTCGCCCTCCTCTGTGGTCAAGATGGAAGCCAACCAGAAGGCCAAGAAGAAAAAGGAGCGGCAGGGCTTGCCAG GGGCCTGCCGCCTGTCCAGCCCCGAGGGCGAAGTCAAGATCAAGCGGCGGACGGTGAAGGCCAAGGTGGGCGCCAAAATGGAGCGGGCCCCAGGCCGGCGACCCCCAGGTGCACCGGGCAAGAGGAAGTCCAAGGGTAAGGCCGACAACGGACTTCGGGCAGAGCCAGGTGCCACTGCCACCAGGGACACCCTCTTCAGTCCCGCCCGGGCCTTCACCTGCCGCGAAGAAGGCAGCAAGCTGGCCAGCGAGCGTCTGCAGAGAGCCACGCGCAAGAGCACACTGCTGCAGCCCGTGCTGCGG AGGAAGAACGGGGCCCTGTCCATCGCCCTGTCTGCCCGCAATGCCAAGGCCATCCTAGGAAAGGGCAGGAAGCTGAGCAAGGTGAAGAGCAAGGCTGTCGGCACCCAG GCTCAGGGCCGAGCGGTGAGCCGGCTGCTGGACACCTTCGCTGCAGAACACGACTTCGAGTTCGCCCGAGACAGCAGCTTctcggaggaggaggaggaggccagcAGCCCCCTGAGTGTGGAGCAGAGCACTGCCCTGG CTCGATCCTGCACCATCCACAAGGAGGACCTGCAAGACGGGCTGCCCGTGCTCATCCCCAAGGAGGACAGCCTGCTGTATGCGGGCAGCGTCAGGACCCTGCAGCCCCCCGACAT CTACAGCATTGTCATCGAGGGAGAGAGAGGCAATCGGCAGCGGATCTACTCTCTGGAACAACTACTGCAGGAGGCG GTTCTGGACGTCAGGCCACAATCCAGCCGTTACCTCCCACCTGGCACACGGGTATGTGCCTACTGGAGCCAGAAGTCTCGCTGCCTGTACCCAGGCAACGTGGTCCGAG GTGCCTCCAGCGACGAGGAGGAAGACCTGGACTCCGTGGTGGTGGAGTTTGACGATGGGGACACAGGCCACATTGCTGTCTCTAACATCAGGTTGCTGCCTCCGGACTTCAAGATCCAGT GCACAGAGCCCTCTCCAGCCTTGCTGGTGTCCAGCAGCTGCCGGAGGACCAAGAAGGCAGCCAACGAGGCCCCCCCATCCAGTGaggcccccacccccagcctctcCCCTAAAGCACAGGATGGCCCTGAAGCCACAAAGACCCCTGGGAAGAAATCCATCGTCAGAGACAAAGCTG GTAAAGCAGACCTCCTAACCTCAGGTGCCAAGTCCCCCACGGGGGCCTCGGACCACTTCCTAGGCCACAGGGGCAGCCCCCTGCTGAGCTGGTCAGCGGTGGCGCAGACCAAGCGCaaggcggcggcagcggcggcggcggcagcgggcAGCAAAGGGCCAGGGGTGCTGCAGAACCTCTTCCAGCTCCACAGCGCCAAGAAGCTGCGGGCCCGCGAGGCCCTGTTCCCCGCACACACCGCGGCCGCCCCTGTGTTCGGCAACAGCTTCCGCGCCGACTCCTTCAGCAGCCTGGCCAGCTCCTATGCACCCTTTGTCAGCGGGTCTGGGTCAGGCCTGCCCGGGGGAGCCCACAAGTTGCTACGGGCCAAGAAGTCTGAGCGGGCGGAGACGGAGAAGGGCGGGCGGCGGCGGGCAGGCAGCGAGTTCCTGGTCAAGCTGGACCACGAAGGCGTGACCTCCCCCAAGAACAAGAACTGCAAGGCGCTGCTCGTGGGTGACAAGGACTTCGGCCCCAAGCTGGGGCGGCCCCTGCCCAGCCCCAGCTACACACACCCGGCCCTCATGGGCAAGGACAAGAAGGGGCGGACACCTGCCCACCCGCTGCCCATGGGGCTGGCTCTGCGCAAGTACGCAGGGCGAGCCGAGTACCCACTGCCCTGCGACAGCGACTGCGCCAGCTCCTATTCGGAGGAGGACGAGGACGGGCCGGGGCTGGCCGCCGGCATGCCCTCCCGCTTCCTCACCCGCCTGTCCGTGTCCTCCTCCTCGTCCGGCTCGTCCACGTCCTCCTCCTCAGGCTCCATGTCCACCTCCAGCCTCTGCTCCTCAGACAACGAGGACTCCTCCTACAGCTCTGACGCGGAGGACCCGGCCCTGCTGCTGCAGACCTGTCTCACCCACCCCGTGCCCGCACTCCTGGCCCAGCCCGAGGCCCTGCGCTCCAAGGGGGGCAGCCCCCATGCCCACGCACAGCGCTGCTTCCTGTCCAGGGCCACAGTGGCCAGTGCAGGTGTGGGCACCGGCCCCAGTGGTGGCAAATCCAAGCTTAAGCGCAAGGAGGCCTTGAGCTTCTCCAAAGCCAAAGAGCTTTCCCGGGGGCAGCGGCTGCCCTCCGTGGAGAACCGGCCAAAGATCTCAGCCTTCCTGCCTGCCCGGCAGCTCTGGAAGTGGTCGGGGAACCCCACACAG AGACGTGGCATGAAGGGAAAGGCCCGGAAGCTGTTCTACAAGGCCATCGTCCGGGGCAAGGAGGTGCTGCGCATTGGGGACTGTGCCGTCTTCCTGTCGGCCGGGAGGCCCAACCTGCCCTACATCGGCCGCATCGAGAGCATGTGGGAATCTTGGGGCAGCAACATGGTGGTGAAGGTCAAGTGGTTCTACCACCCCGAGGAGACCAAGCTGGGGAAGCGGCAGAGTGATGGGAAG AACGCGCTGTACCAGTCCAGCCACGAGGACGAGAACGACGTGCAGACCATCTCCCACAAGTGCCAGGTGGTGGCCCGGGAGCAGTACGAGCAGATGGCCCGGAGCCGCAAGTGCCAGGACCGGCAGGACCTCTACTACCTGGCGGGCACCTACGACCCCACCACTGGGCGCCTGGTGACGGCAGAGGGCGTGCCCATCCTGTGCTGA